A window from Hemicordylus capensis ecotype Gifberg chromosome 2, rHemCap1.1.pri, whole genome shotgun sequence encodes these proteins:
- the LOC128342288 gene encoding zinc finger protein 721-like isoform X2 gives MEEQRNTFLEHGNSFSRSSQLLSHQCTKEEENAGHGDGSNIENRKQMDTCRDESDVSRSGEFRLIPIIRLIRIVPEEWSGKRQKKHPLQGKTASSSSSLKTDPSICTGERVYKCLECGKIFTSIDSFTVHQRTHRGEKRLKCRDCGKRFRQRANLVWHQRMHTGEKPFKCLECGKSFHFKAHLICHKRVHTGEKPYTCSECGKSFTRSSKLTSHQRIHTGEKPHACVECGKSFCDKSSLGKHERIHTREKPSKCLECRKSLSRHDLLRTHQRIHTGEKAFKCMECGKSFRGSSILISHQRIHTGEKPYKCSECGKSFTQWSTLNSHEKTHKGERLFKCEECGKCFPHKRHLSSHIITHTGEKPFQCLECGKSFSWKDSLRKHHRIHTGEKPYNCLECGKSFISNSALTNHQKIHRGEKPYKCQECGKSFGRREHLTNHQRIHTGEKPFQCLQCGKSFNRSSALTSHQRIHTGEKPYRCLECGKSFHDSSDLTKHLRVHTGEKPFKCLECGKSFTQKSALNKHQKIHKGEKLYTCQECGKGFINKAQLSSHNRIHTGEKPYICLKCGKSFRQSSALKNHERIHTGEKPYTCSECGKSFGHNSHLFIHQKTHKGEKPHKCQVCGKSFSRSDHLRTHQRIHTGEKPFKCTECGKSFSSSAHLATHNRIHTGEKPFKCMECGKSFTCSASFTRANLVWHQRMHTGEKPFKCLECGKSFHFKAHLICHKRVHTGEKPYTCSECGKNFSQLSNLTTHQRTHSSERPYKCLECGKSFKHGAHLTTHLRIHTGEKLFKCTECGKSFTQSSTFTSHQRIHTGEKPHACVECGKSFFTKSSLKEHERIHTREKPLKCLKCGKSFRHLSALTSHQRIHTGVKPFKCQVCGKSFSRSDHLRTHQRIHTGEKPFKCMECGKSFTRGTQLSTHQRIHTGEKPFKCLECGKNFTEWSTLNSHEKIHKGERLFKCEECGKSFKHKTCLSVHNRTHTGEKPFQCQECGKSFSQSSALTTHYKIHTGEKPFKCMECGKSFSGSSILTSHQRIHTGEKPFKCSECGKSFTQWSTLNSHEKTHKGERLFKCEECGKCFPHKRHLSSHIITHTGEKPFQCLECGKSFSRKDSLRKHHRIHTGEKPYNCLECGKSFISNSALTNHQKIHRGEKPYKCQECGKSFGRREHLTNHQRIHTGEKPFQCQQCGKSFNRSSALSSHQRIHTGEKAYQCLECGKSFHDSSDLTKHLRVHTGEKPFKCLECGKSFTQKAALNIHQKIHKGEKLYMCQECGKGFINKAQLSSHNRIHTGEKPYTCLNCGKSFSHSSALKNHERIHTGEKPYTCSECGKSFRCSSDLFTHQKTHKGEKPHKCQVCGKSFSRSDHLRTHQRIHTGEKPFKCTECGKSFSSSTHLATHNRIHTGEKPFKCMECGKSFRSGTQLATHQRIHTGEKPFKCQECGKSFTQRANLITHRRNHTGEKPFKCQECGMGFADRRSLISHQKLHKSDKV, from the exons ATGGAGGAGCAGCGAAATACATTTCTGGAGCATGGAAATAGCTTCAGTCGGAGCTCACAGTTGCTCTCCCATCAGTGTACCAAGGAAGAGGAGAATGCTGGACATGGAGATGGATCAAATATTGAGAACAGAAAGCAAATGGACACTTGCAGGGATGAATCCGATGTTTCTAGGAGTGGAGAGTTCCGCCTCATCCCAATCATACGCCTCATCCGAATCGTACCGGAAGAATGGAgtggaaagagacagaaaaagcatCCTCTACAGGGAAAGACTGCCAGTAGCAGTTCAAGCCTTAAGACAGATCCAAGCATATGCACAGGGGAGAGAGTAtacaaatgtttggagtgtgggaaaaTATTCACATCCATAGATTCATTTACTGTGCACCAGAGAACCCACAGAGGGGAGAAACGCTTAAAGTGCCGGGACTGTGGGAAAAGATTCAGACAGAGGGCCAACCTTGTGTGGCATCAAAGAATGCATACCggggagaagccatttaaatgcttggaatgtggaaagagcttccattTTAAAGCACACCTTATTTGCCATAAAAgggttcacacaggagagaaaccgtatacatgttcagagtgtggaaagagtttcactcGGAGCTCAAAACTTActtcacatcaaagaatccatacaggggagaagccaCATGCCTgtgtggagtgtggaaagagcttttgcGATAAATCTAGCCTTGGGAAACATGAAAGGATTCACACAAGGGAGAAGCCATCAAAATGTCTGGAGTGTAGAAAGAGCTTAAGTCGTCATGACCTTCTTCGTacccaccaaagaatccacacaggagagaaagcatTTAAATGtatggagtgtgggaagagcttcagaggCAGCTCAATCCTTAtttctcatcaaagaatccacacaggagagaagccctataaatgctcagagtgtggaaagagcttcactcagTGGTCAACCCTCAATTCACATGAAAAAACCCACAAAGGAGAGAGACTGTTTAAATGCGAGGAATGTGGGAAATGCTTCCCACATAAAAGACACCTTTCTTCCCATATTAtaacccatacaggagagaaaccatttcaatgcctggagtgtggtAAGAGCTTCAGTTGGAAAGATAGCCTTAGAAAACATCAcagaatccatacaggagagaaaccgtataaTTGCcttgagtgtgggaagagcttcataaGCAACTCTGCCCTTACTAATCATCAGAAAATCCAcagaggagagaaaccatataaatgccaggaatgtggaaagagctttggtCGTAGGGAACACCTTACTAATCATCAAAggatccatacaggggagaagccatttcAGTgcctgcagtgtggaaagagctttaatcGGAGCTCAGCCCTTAcctcccatcaaagaatccacacaggagagaaaccatatcgatgcctggagtgtggaaagagcttccatgACAGCTCAGATCTTACTAAACATCTACGAGTgcatacaggagagaagccatttaagtgcttggagtgcggaaagagttttactcagaagtcagcccTCAACAaacatcaaaaaatccacaaagGAGAGAAATTATATACATGCCAGGAGTGTGGAAAGGGTTTCATAAACAAGGCCCAACTTTCCAGCCATaacagaatccacacaggggaaaaacctTATATATGCCTgaagtgtgggaaaagcttccgcCAAAGCTCAGCCCTTAAAAACCAtgaaagaatccatacaggagagaaaccctatacatgctcagagtgtggaaaaagcttcggACACAATTCTCACCTGTTTATCCATCAGAAAACTCACAAAggtgagaaaccacataaatgccaggtttgtggaaagagcttcagtcgtagTGACCATCTTCGTACCCACCAAAGaatacacacaggagagaaaccatttaaatgtacagagtgtgggaaaagcttctcaAGTAGTGCACACCTTGCTACCCATAAtagaatccatacaggagagaaaccatttaaatgtatggagtgtgggaagagcttcacatGTAGTGCAAGTTTTACA AGGGCCAACCTTGTGTGGCATCAAAGAATGCACACCggggagaagccatttaaatgcttggaatgtggaaagagcttccattTTAAAGCACACCTAATTTGCCATAAAAgggttcacacaggagagaaaccgtatacatgctcagagtgtggaaagaattTCAGTCAGctatccaacctaaccacacaccAAAGAACACACTCAAGTGAaagaccatataaatgcttggagtgcggaaagagctttaAGCATGGTGCACATCTTACTACCCATCTAAGAattcacacaggtgagaaacTATTTAAATGCAcagagtgtgggaagagtttcACTCAGAGCTCAACTTTTActtcacatcaaagaatccatacaggggagaagccacatgcttgtgtggagtgtggaaagagctttttcACTAAATCTAGCCTTAAGGAACATGAAAGGATTCATACAAGGGAGAAGCCATTAAAATGTctgaagtgtggaaagagcttcagacacCTCTCAGCCTTGActtctcatcaaagaatccacacaggagtgaagccatttaaatgccaggtgtgtggaaagagcttcagtcgtagTGACCATCTTCGTACCcaccaaagaatccatacaggagagaaaccttttaaatgtatggagtgtggaaagagcttcacaaGAGGTACACAGCTTTctacccatcaaagaatccacacaggagagaagccatttaaatgcttggagtgtgggaagaactTCACGGAGTGGTCAACCCTCAATTCACATGAAAAAATCCACAAAGGAGAACGACTATTTAAATGTGAggaatgtggaaaaagctttaAGCATAAAACATGCCTTTCTGTCCATaatagaacccacacaggagagaaaccatttcaatgccaggagtgtggaaagagctttagtcagAGTTCTGCTCTTACTACCCATTATAagatccacacaggagaaaaaccatttaaatgtatggagtgtgggaagagcttcagtggcAGCTCAATCCTTActtctcatcaaagaatccacacaggagagaagccatttaaatgctcagagtgtggaaagagcttcactcagTGGTCAACCCTCAATTCACATGAAAAAACCCACAAAGGAGAGAGACTGTTTAAATGCGAGGAATGTGGGAAATGCTTCCCACATAAAAGACACCTTTCTTCCCATATTAtaacccatacaggagagaaaccatttcaatgcctggagtgtggtAAGAGCTTCAGTCGGAAAGATAGCCTTAGAAAACATCAcagaatccatacaggagagaaaccgtataaTTGCCTTGAGTGTGGTAAGAGCTTCATAAGCAACTCAGCCCTTACTAATCATCAGAAAATCCAcagaggagagaaaccatataaatgccaggaatgtggaaagagctttggtCGTAGGGAACACCTTACTAATCATCAAAggatccatacaggggagaagccatttcAGTGCCagcagtgtggaaaaagctttaaTCGGAGCTCAGCCCTTTcctcccatcaaagaatccacacaggagagaaagcatatcaatgcctggagtgtggaaagagcttccatgACAGCTCAGATCTTACTAAACATCTACGAGTgcatacaggagagaagccatttaagtgcttggagtgcggaaagagtTTTACTCAGAAGGCAGCCCTCAACAtacatcaaaaaatccacaaagGAGAAAAGCTATATATGTGCCAGGAGTGTGGAAAAGGTTTCATAAACAAGGCCCAACTTTCCAGCCATaacagaatccacacaggggagaaaccatatacatgcctgaattgtgggaaaagcttcagccataGCTCAGCCCTTAAAAACCAtgaaagaatccatacaggagagaagccctatacatgttcagagtgtggaaaaagTTTCAGATGTAGTTCAGATCTCTTTACCCATCAGAAGACCCACAAAggtgagaaaccacataaatgccaggtgtgtggaaagagcttcagtcgtagTGACCATCTTCGTACCCACCAAAGaatacacacaggagagaaaccatttaaatgtacagagtgtgggaaaagcttctcaAGTAGTACACACCTTGCTACCCATAAtagaatccatacaggagagaaaccatttaaatgtatggagtgtggcaagagcttcagaAGTGGTACACAGCTTGctacccatcaaagaatccacacaggagagaagccatttaaatgccaggagtgtgggaaaagcttcactcaGAGAGCTAACCTTATTACACACCGAAGaaaccacacaggagaaaaaccatttaaatgtcaGGAGTGTGGAATGGGTTTTGCAGACAGGAGAAGCCTCATTTCACATCAAAAACTCCACAAGTCAGATAAAgtatga
- the LOC128342288 gene encoding zinc finger protein 91-like isoform X1, which produces MEEQRNTFLEHGNSFSRSSQLLSHQCTEEEENAGHGDGSNIEDRKQMDTCRDESDACQSGEFRLIPIIRLIRIVPEEWSGKRQKKHPLQGKTASSSSSLKTDPSICTGERVYKCLECGKRFTSKDSLAVHQRTHRGEKRLKCRECGKRFRQRANLVWHQRMHTGEKPFKCLECGKSFHFKAHLICHKRVHTGEKPYTCSECGKNFSQLSNLTTHQRTHSSERPYKCLECGKSFKHGAHLTTHLRIHTGEKLFKCTECGKSFTQSSTFTSHQRIHTGEKPHACVECGKSFFTKSSLKEHERIHTREKPLKCLKCGKSFRHLSALTSHQRIHTGVKPFKCQVCGKSFSRSDHLRTHQRIHTGEKPFKCMECGKSFTRGTQLSTHQRIHTGEKPFKCLECGKNFTEWSTLNSHEKIHKGERLFKCEECGKSFKHKTCLSVHNRTHTGEKPFQCQECGKSFSQSSALTTHYKIHTGEKPFKCMECGKSFSGSSILTSHQRIHTGEKPFKCSECGKSFTQWSTLNSHEKTHKGERLFKCEECGKCFPHKRHLSSHIITHTGEKPFQCLECGKSFSRKDSLRKHHRIHTGEKPYNCLECGKSFISNSALTNHQKIHRGEKPYKCQECGKSFGRREHLTNHQRIHTGEKPFQCQQCGKSFNRSSALSSHQRIHTGEKAYQCLECGKSFHDSSDLTKHLRVHTGEKPFKCLECGKSFTQKAALNIHQKIHKGEKLYMCQECGKGFINKAQLSSHNRIHTGEKPYTCLNCGKSFSHSSALKNHERIHTGEKPYTCSECGKSFRCSSDLFTHQKTHKGEKPHKCQVCGKSFSRSDHLRTHQRIHTGEKPFKCTECGKSFSSSTHLATHNRIHTGEKPFKCMECGKSFRSGTQLATHQRIHTGEKPFKCQECGKSFTQRANLITHRRNHTGEKPFKCQECGMGFADRRSLISHQKLHKSDKV; this is translated from the coding sequence ATGGAGGAGCAGCGAAATACATTTCTGGAGCATGGAAATAGCTTCAGTCGGAGCTCACAGTTGCTCTCCCATCAGTGTACCGAGGAAGAGGAGAATGCTGGACATGGAGATGGATCAAATATTGAGGACAGAAAGCAAATGGACACTTGCAGGGATGAATCTGATGCTTGTCAGAGTGGAGAGTTCCGCCTCATCCCAATCATACGCCTCATCCGAATCGTACCGGAAGAATGGAgtggaaagagacagaaaaagcatCCTCTACAGGGAAAGACTGCCAGTAGCAGTTCAAGCCTTAAGACAGATCCAAGCATATGCACAGGGGAGAGAGTGTACAAATGTTTAGAGTGTGGGAAAAGATTCACGTCCAAAGATTCACTTGCTGTGCACCAGAGAACCCACAGAGGGGAGAAACGCTTAAAGTGCCGGGAGTGTGGGAAAAGATTCAGACAGAGGGCCAACCTTGTGTGGCATCAAAGAATGCACACCggggagaagccatttaaatgcttggaatgtggaaagagcttccattTTAAAGCACACCTAATTTGCCATAAAAgggttcacacaggagagaaaccgtatacatgctcagagtgtggaaagaattTCAGTCAGctatccaacctaaccacacaccAAAGAACACACTCAAGTGAaagaccatataaatgcttggagtgcggaaagagctttaAGCATGGTGCACATCTTACTACCCATCTAAGAattcacacaggtgagaaacTATTTAAATGCAcagagtgtgggaagagtttcACTCAGAGCTCAACTTTTActtcacatcaaagaatccatacaggggagaagccacatgcttgtgtggagtgtggaaagagctttttcACTAAATCTAGCCTTAAGGAACATGAAAGGATTCATACAAGGGAGAAGCCATTAAAATGTctgaagtgtggaaagagcttcagacacCTCTCAGCCTTGActtctcatcaaagaatccacacaggagtgaagccatttaaatgccaggtgtgtggaaagagcttcagtcgtagTGACCATCTTCGTACCcaccaaagaatccatacaggagagaaaccttttaaatgtatggagtgtggaaagagcttcacaaGAGGTACACAGCTTTctacccatcaaagaatccacacaggagagaagccatttaaatgcttggagtgtgggaagaactTCACGGAGTGGTCAACCCTCAATTCACATGAAAAAATCCACAAAGGAGAACGACTATTTAAATGTGAggaatgtggaaaaagctttaAGCATAAAACATGCCTTTCTGTCCATaatagaacccacacaggagagaaaccatttcaatgccaggagtgtggaaagagctttagtcagAGTTCTGCTCTTACTACCCATTATAagatccacacaggagaaaaaccatttaaatgtatggagtgtgggaagagcttcagtggcAGCTCAATCCTTActtctcatcaaagaatccacacaggagagaagccatttaaatgctcagagtgtggaaagagcttcactcagTGGTCAACCCTCAATTCACATGAAAAAACCCACAAAGGAGAGAGACTGTTTAAATGCGAGGAATGTGGGAAATGCTTCCCACATAAAAGACACCTTTCTTCCCATATTAtaacccatacaggagagaaaccatttcaatgcctggagtgtggtAAGAGCTTCAGTCGGAAAGATAGCCTTAGAAAACATCAcagaatccatacaggagagaaaccgtataaTTGCCTTGAGTGTGGTAAGAGCTTCATAAGCAACTCAGCCCTTACTAATCATCAGAAAATCCAcagaggagagaaaccatataaatgccaggaatgtggaaagagctttggtCGTAGGGAACACCTTACTAATCATCAAAggatccatacaggggagaagccatttcAGTGCCagcagtgtggaaaaagctttaaTCGGAGCTCAGCCCTTTcctcccatcaaagaatccacacaggagagaaagcatatcaatgcctggagtgtggaaagagcttccatgACAGCTCAGATCTTACTAAACATCTACGAGTgcatacaggagagaagccatttaagtgcttggagtgcggaaagagtTTTACTCAGAAGGCAGCCCTCAACAtacatcaaaaaatccacaaagGAGAAAAGCTATATATGTGCCAGGAGTGTGGAAAAGGTTTCATAAACAAGGCCCAACTTTCCAGCCATaacagaatccacacaggggagaaaccatatacatgcctgaattgtgggaaaagcttcagccataGCTCAGCCCTTAAAAACCAtgaaagaatccatacaggagagaagccctatacatgttcagagtgtggaaaaagTTTCAGATGTAGTTCAGATCTCTTTACCCATCAGAAGACCCACAAAggtgagaaaccacataaatgccaggtgtgtggaaagagcttcagtcgtagTGACCATCTTCGTACCCACCAAAGaatacacacaggagagaaaccatttaaatgtacagagtgtgggaaaagcttctcaAGTAGTACACACCTTGCTACCCATAAtagaatccatacaggagagaaaccatttaaatgtatggagtgtggcaagagcttcagaAGTGGTACACAGCTTGctacccatcaaagaatccacacaggagagaagccatttaaatgccaggagtgtgggaaaagcttcactcaGAGAGCTAACCTTATTACACACCGAAGaaaccacacaggagaaaaaccatttaaatgtcaGGAGTGTGGAATGGGTTTTGCAGACAGGAGAAGCCTCATTTCACATCAAAAACTCCACAAGTCAGATAAAgtatga